From a region of the uncultured Desulfatiglans sp. genome:
- a CDS encoding GAF domain protein, with product MGRKPERKFYLKEFKAISHAISIYEDLALLMNHLSEGTSRTFEAKGCSIFLVDDRENQLVHVSTYGISEEYLNKGPLVLNKESCVTCTGEPVLIRDMQKDVRVQYPESAAKEGIVSMLSVPIKYHGAVIGVIRVYHAEPWEYHEADIETLCVLAEQLGVVIENNGLKNFLERVKMALESLPLRALEGL from the coding sequence ATGGGGCGAAAACCGGAGAGGAAATTTTATTTGAAGGAGTTCAAGGCGATCAGCCACGCCATATCGATTTATGAAGATCTGGCGCTCCTGATGAATCATCTGAGCGAGGGGACCAGCAGAACCTTCGAGGCGAAGGGTTGCAGCATCTTCCTGGTGGATGACAGGGAAAACCAGCTGGTTCACGTCAGTACCTATGGGATCAGTGAAGAGTATTTGAACAAAGGACCGCTCGTCCTGAACAAAGAGTCCTGTGTAACTTGCACGGGTGAGCCGGTCCTGATCCGGGACATGCAGAAGGACGTGAGGGTCCAGTATCCGGAGTCTGCGGCCAAGGAGGGAATCGTGAGCATGCTCTCCGTGCCGATCAAGTACCACGGCGCTGTCATCGGCGTCATCCGGGTCTATCACGCCGAGCCGTGGGAGTATCATGAGGCCGATATCGAAACCTTGTGCGTTTTGGCCGAACAACTCGGTGTGGTCATCGAGAACAACGGCCTCAAAAACTTTCTCGAGAGGGTGAAAATGGCCTTGGAAAGCCTGCCGCTGAGGGCCTTGGAAGGGCTCTAG
- a CDS encoding TRAP-type C4-dicarboxylate transport system, small permease component (fragment) translates to MEKESFKVVRKTAGLSNLFNLIASLALLVIMLLTCFDISMRYLFSRPIPGTYEIVSILGAVVAAFAMPYTMLEKGHVAVDILVKSLSRGKQLVIETVTHLLGILFFLVLVWQSVELGLDMKAAGEITPILHIPFYPLIYLIGLCFFGLCVAILHNLLDFWKKAKR, encoded by the coding sequence ATGGAAAAAGAGAGCTTCAAGGTCGTTAGAAAGACTGCAGGGCTTAGCAACCTGTTCAATTTGATCGCCTCTCTCGCGCTCCTGGTGATCATGTTGCTTACGTGTTTCGATATCTCCATGAGGTATCTCTTCAGTCGTCCAATCCCCGGGACCTATGAAATCGTGAGCATTTTGGGAGCTGTCGTGGCCGCCTTTGCGATGCCTTATACGATGCTGGAGAAGGGGCATGTCGCGGTGGACATCCTGGTCAAGAGCCTCTCGCGGGGCAAACAGCTCGTCATCGAAACCGTGACACACCTTCTCGGCATCCTCTTTTTTCTTGTGCTGGTTTGGCAGTCCGTCGAGTTGGGCCTCGATATGAAGGCGGCGGGGGAGATCACACCGATCCTGCATATTCCGTTTTATCCACTTATTTATTTGATTGGACTTTGTTTTTTCGGCCTATGCGTTGCCATTCTGCATAACCTCTTAGACTTCTGGAAGAAGGCGAAAAGATGA
- a CDS encoding conserved hypothetical protein (Evidence 4 : Unknown function but conserved in other organisms) — protein MIEKRLLRPDRARKIAGSFATIEHRFLREGFWAELSHHELILYLFLIVVGDRHGLSYYSYDRICSLTGLLADEYILARDGLIHKDLIAFDGRLFQVLSLPCGSRTDRATVRQLIHQSLGGDHDHKTHRF, from the coding sequence ATGATCGAAAAACGGCTGCTTCGCCCCGACAGGGCAAGAAAGATCGCAGGGAGCTTTGCCACCATCGAGCACCGGTTTTTGCGCGAGGGCTTCTGGGCCGAACTCAGCCACCACGAGTTGATCCTCTATCTCTTCCTGATCGTGGTCGGAGACCGCCACGGATTGTCCTATTACAGTTACGACCGGATCTGTTCATTGACGGGCCTGCTGGCCGATGAATACATCCTCGCCCGGGACGGTTTGATCCACAAAGACTTGATCGCCTTTGACGGGAGGCTGTTTCAGGTTCTTTCCCTGCCTTGTGGGTCTCGGACCGACCGCGCCACCGTTCGCCAACTCATCCACCAAAGCCTCGGAGGAGACCATGATCACAAGACGCATCGTTTTTGA
- a CDS encoding UspA domain protein, with protein sequence MTTNVLVPLSDSVSSRAVVDYLVNLPFCPEDWNVVLIHLFRKPSASEELMGKKFTEEMSARYQDVLEKARDRLIEAGFTPDHIRIEMISEPYPTISDGIIDQFRKDKYDMVVIGRKRMTKAEEFVMGDVSVKLLRALEGAAILVVKSK encoded by the coding sequence TTGACAACAAATGTACTTGTACCTCTCAGCGACTCTGTAAGTTCCCGGGCGGTTGTGGACTACCTGGTGAATCTCCCTTTCTGCCCGGAAGACTGGAACGTCGTTCTGATACATCTTTTCCGCAAGCCCTCCGCGAGTGAAGAGCTGATGGGAAAGAAGTTCACGGAAGAAATGTCGGCGCGCTACCAGGATGTGCTCGAAAAGGCGCGGGACCGCCTGATCGAAGCCGGGTTCACGCCGGACCACATCAGGATCGAGATGATCAGCGAGCCTTATCCGACGATTTCCGACGGGATCATCGATCAGTTTCGTAAGGATAAGTATGATATGGTCGTCATCGGGCGTAAGCGGATGACCAAGGCCGAAGAGTTTGTCATGGGGGACGTCAGCGTAAAACTACTCCGGGCCCTCGAAGGAGCCGCCATCCTGGTCGTCAAGTCCAAGTGA
- a CDS encoding hypothetical protein (Evidence 5 : Unknown function) — MQMPKYGKEAKAQQMGLWYRWRKVWIAVTFMLALMAGARQSRAMEFCAGDATFDRPFRKGQVALQLASGLLFSPTILAKRSSVMDYWQTNLRLSKMLTDPGPGRSLIRGNWELIGELTYSYIYKGAGNVMGGVTGLIRYNFVQPGARCFPYLQAGVGVVLNDAYRDGNQIDLGQAVEFTPQGSAGLRFMLSPHWALNAEVMFHHVSNAGLSMRNRGLNAFGGLVGMTYFFGGTEEPVR; from the coding sequence ATGCAAATGCCAAAATACGGCAAGGAGGCGAAGGCCCAACAAATGGGGCTTTGGTATAGATGGAGGAAGGTTTGGATCGCCGTTACCTTCATGTTGGCCTTGATGGCCGGAGCGCGGCAGTCCCGTGCTATGGAGTTCTGCGCCGGCGATGCTACATTCGACCGGCCTTTCAGAAAGGGGCAGGTCGCGCTGCAGCTTGCGTCCGGCCTTCTTTTCTCACCGACCATATTGGCTAAACGGTCATCTGTCATGGATTATTGGCAGACCAATCTGCGCCTTTCGAAAATGCTGACGGACCCGGGACCCGGCAGGTCGCTTATCCGGGGGAATTGGGAGCTGATCGGCGAATTGACCTACTCGTATATTTACAAAGGGGCAGGCAACGTCATGGGAGGCGTTACCGGCCTTATCCGCTACAATTTCGTCCAGCCCGGTGCGCGCTGCTTTCCTTACCTCCAGGCCGGGGTGGGAGTGGTCCTGAACGACGCCTATCGCGACGGGAATCAGATCGATCTCGGGCAGGCCGTCGAGTTCACCCCGCAGGGCAGTGCGGGATTACGGTTCATGCTCTCTCCGCATTGGGCGCTGAACGCCGAGGTCATGTTCCATCATGTCTCCAACGCCGGTCTGTCGATGCGAAACAGGGGACTCAACGCTTTCGGGGGACTCGTCGGGATGACGTACTTTTTTGGCGGCACGGAGGAGCCTGTCCGATAA
- a CDS encoding Transporter, MscS family → MSPNPEIADAFRELSHVKLLPIILIAVAAWAAIKIADRLFPWVAERLPARFRLHVLPVVTIVRLMIFALAMVLIVPLIIEPSFQNLVAILAAAGLAIGFAFKDYMSGIIGGLLVVYERPYRVGDWVEIDGDYGEVKSVSARSVRLLTPDDTVVHIPHTRMWQSAIRNHNDGKRDLQCTADFYLDSDHDGSLMRQRLHDVALTSPYVNLDHPIIVVTSENPWGTRHRIRAYPIDAREQFLFISDLTARGRRSISEAGGRPIRVPWHPGKEDGVQGLSGTGP, encoded by the coding sequence ATGTCCCCCAATCCTGAGATTGCCGATGCCTTTCGTGAACTGAGCCACGTCAAGCTTCTGCCGATTATCCTGATCGCCGTTGCGGCATGGGCCGCGATCAAGATTGCCGACCGTCTTTTCCCCTGGGTTGCAGAGCGGCTCCCGGCCAGGTTCCGGTTGCACGTATTGCCGGTGGTTACGATCGTCCGTTTGATGATTTTCGCCCTTGCGATGGTTTTGATCGTTCCACTGATCATCGAACCGTCGTTCCAAAACCTGGTCGCCATCCTCGCGGCGGCGGGCCTCGCCATAGGGTTCGCCTTCAAGGATTACATGAGCGGCATCATCGGCGGTTTGCTGGTTGTTTACGAACGGCCGTATCGTGTAGGTGACTGGGTCGAGATCGACGGCGACTACGGGGAAGTGAAATCGGTGAGCGCCAGGTCGGTGCGGCTCCTGACCCCCGATGACACGGTGGTGCATATCCCGCACACCAGGATGTGGCAAAGCGCTATCCGTAACCACAACGACGGGAAGCGGGATCTGCAGTGCACGGCGGATTTTTATCTGGACAGCGATCATGATGGATCGTTGATGCGCCAGAGACTCCATGACGTTGCCCTGACAAGTCCTTACGTGAACCTCGATCACCCGATCATCGTAGTGACTTCCGAAAACCCCTGGGGAACGCGCCATCGGATCAGGGCGTATCCGATCGACGCACGCGAGCAGTTCCTGTTTATCAGCGATTTGACGGCGAGGGGAAGGAGAAGCATCTCCGAGGCGGGAGGACGCCCGATCCGGGTGCCCTGGCATCCGGGCAAGGAGGATGGTGTTCAAGGCTTATCAGGGACAGGCCCCTAG
- the istA gene encoding IstA5 → MITRRIVFEIXRLAQEDWTKSHIAEQLALNRQTVTKYLRNPTPERKKLQRPSKLDPFRDDIRAMLERNPRVLGTVIHQRLTAKGYRGGLTILRDFLRSIRPAPRRVFLRFETLPGEQCQIDWGHFGSLRYGDTERRLYCFAIVLSYSRLLYLEFTHSQNQQTLHRCLLNAFRFFNGVPREILTDNMLTAVLEREGSLIRFNEAFLEFLRPFGITPRACNPRQPQEKGKVEKGVIHYIRHNFWPLREFVDLTDLQRQADHWRDTLANCRLHATTAQRPVDRALQEQLRPLPDFLPDCRESAVLKVHTDFCIHFDANTYTTPPWAVGKQVVVKADQQTLSIYLKEKLIATHQRSWERKQRIELPEHREAVLKGMRRQWQSEEVALFASLGEDARLYLEHMAAARLPLRKNVGKLLVLKDRYGLVAFLASLQKALINKAFGAHYIENILVQDHTPTKDHPPLQLKEERLNRIRLEEPNLAEFDAFVLRKGK, encoded by the coding sequence ATGATCACAAGACGCATCGTTTTTGAGATCCANCGCCTGGCACAGGAAGACTGGACGAAAAGCCATATCGCGGAGCAGTTGGCCCTGAACCGCCAAACCGTCACCAAATACCTTCGCAATCCAACCCCCGAACGGAAAAAACTCCAGCGACCCAGCAAACTGGACCCGTTCCGGGATGATATCCGGGCCATGCTCGAACGTAATCCCCGCGTCCTCGGCACCGTTATCCACCAGCGGCTTACCGCCAAGGGGTACCGGGGTGGGCTCACCATCCTCAGGGACTTCCTGCGATCGATCAGGCCCGCACCGCGCCGGGTGTTCCTGCGCTTCGAAACCCTGCCGGGCGAGCAGTGCCAGATCGACTGGGGCCACTTCGGCAGCCTCCGCTACGGCGATACGGAGCGCAGGCTGTACTGCTTCGCCATCGTTTTAAGCTACAGCCGACTGCTCTATCTCGAGTTCACCCACTCCCAAAACCAGCAGACCCTTCACCGCTGCCTCTTGAACGCCTTTCGTTTCTTTAACGGGGTCCCGAGAGAAATCCTCACCGACAATATGCTCACCGCCGTGCTCGAACGGGAAGGATCCCTCATCCGCTTCAACGAAGCCTTTCTGGAGTTCCTCCGTCCTTTCGGCATCACCCCGCGGGCCTGCAACCCCCGCCAGCCTCAGGAAAAAGGCAAGGTCGAAAAGGGCGTCATCCACTATATCCGCCATAACTTCTGGCCCCTGCGCGAGTTCGTCGATCTCACCGACTTGCAGCGCCAGGCCGATCACTGGCGCGATACCCTCGCCAACTGCCGGCTGCATGCCACCACCGCTCAGAGGCCTGTCGATCGAGCCCTGCAGGAGCAACTCAGGCCTTTGCCCGACTTCCTTCCCGATTGCCGTGAATCAGCCGTGCTCAAGGTCCACACCGATTTTTGCATTCACTTCGATGCCAACACCTACACCACTCCCCCCTGGGCCGTCGGCAAACAGGTCGTGGTCAAAGCCGATCAGCAAACTCTCAGCATCTATCTCAAGGAAAAACTGATCGCCACCCATCAGCGCTCCTGGGAACGGAAACAGCGCATCGAACTCCCGGAGCACCGCGAAGCGGTCTTAAAAGGCATGCGCAGGCAGTGGCAATCCGAAGAAGTGGCCCTCTTCGCCTCCCTGGGCGAAGATGCCAGGCTCTACCTCGAACACATGGCTGCAGCCCGCCTTCCCCTCAGGAAGAATGTGGGCAAACTCCTGGTTCTCAAAGACCGCTACGGGTTGGTCGCTTTCCTGGCATCTCTTCAAAAAGCACTGATCAACAAGGCCTTCGGCGCTCATTACATCGAAAACATCCTCGTCCAGGACCACACCCCCACCAAAGACCACCCGCCTCTCCAGCTCAAAGAAGAGCGACTGAACCGCATCCGCCTCGAAGAACCCAACCTCGCCGAGTTCGACGCCTTTGTCCTCAGAAAGGGGAAATAG
- a CDS encoding Protein kinase: protein MAGKVFRDTTPIFVIDHGDIIEVGGKRYVVTGHERERRFGMDDPKFWVKRVVDEETGEKKLIKLSFLETFVASYGEVKVNCFRNPTKEAEILDLVKDHPFFMHGTSSLDEKGNVLRILDIVNGTNFLLYLDEFTMPYRDYMEKYLPNMLRHIVKAFEAIRFLHINGFRHGDIRNDHIIVEKETGRYVWIDFDYDFEATENPFALDLFGLGSILMNAIGKGLHDMHMILQQKSTYGDVAEQLEPGDFSIIHKRRLVNLKKLYPEIPKPLNDILMHFSKSANVYYEFTEEIIEDLNRCLYSVFE from the coding sequence ATGGCGGGAAAGGTTTTCAGAGATACCACCCCTATTTTTGTGATTGACCACGGAGACATTATCGAGGTCGGCGGAAAGCGTTACGTCGTCACCGGTCACGAAAGGGAGCGCCGCTTCGGAATGGACGACCCGAAATTCTGGGTGAAGCGCGTGGTGGATGAGGAAACCGGAGAAAAGAAGCTCATCAAATTGTCTTTTCTGGAGACCTTTGTGGCCTCTTATGGGGAGGTGAAGGTGAATTGCTTCCGGAATCCTACCAAGGAGGCCGAGATCCTCGATCTGGTCAAGGATCACCCGTTTTTCATGCACGGGACATCGAGCCTCGATGAGAAGGGAAACGTGCTGCGGATTCTGGATATCGTGAATGGCACCAACTTTCTGCTTTACCTGGACGAGTTCACCATGCCATACCGGGACTACATGGAGAAATACCTTCCGAACATGCTAAGGCATATCGTCAAGGCGTTCGAGGCCATCCGTTTCCTGCATATCAACGGGTTCAGGCATGGGGATATCCGTAATGACCACATCATCGTCGAAAAGGAAACCGGGAGGTACGTCTGGATCGATTTCGACTACGATTTCGAAGCGACGGAAAACCCTTTCGCCCTGGATCTTTTCGGCCTGGGAAGCATTTTGATGAATGCGATCGGGAAGGGGCTGCACGATATGCACATGATCTTGCAGCAGAAGTCTACATATGGAGATGTAGCGGAGCAGCTCGAACCTGGGGATTTTTCAATCATTCATAAGAGGCGGCTGGTGAATCTCAAGAAACTCTACCCCGAGATCCCCAAACCGTTGAATGATATTTTGATGCATTTTTCGAAATCTGCGAACGTTTATTATGAATTTACCGAAGAAATCATAGAAGATCTCAATCGCTGTCTTTATTCGGTATTCGAGTGA
- the perM gene encoding putative permease PerM homolog (Evidence 3 : Putative function from multiple computational evidences) → MNPVIAWFRRHLSNPQIVILGVLLIIGGVLVLALGGILAPVLVSLVLAYLLEGLVKFFERLKIPRILSVAIIFVLFMAGLLFLFVALVPLLWQQSVQLIQGLPSKISWTQDALMQLPDRYPEFFSEQQIRDFMAMLRSELANAGQRLVSLSIASARLIVWIVVYMFLVPMLVFFFLKDKNRLLEWVRRFLPAERRLASEVWQEVDRQIGNYVRGKAWEILIVWVVSFITFSLLGLEFAMLLSLFVGLSVLIPYIGATVMTFPVAFIAYFQWGPTAPFFYTVGAYLLIQILDGNVLVALLFSEAVNLHPIAIIVAVLFFGGVLGFWGIFFAIPLATLVQAIINQWGRTKLSA, encoded by the coding sequence ATGAATCCCGTTATAGCTTGGTTCCGCAGACATCTTTCCAATCCCCAGATCGTAATTCTCGGAGTGCTTCTCATAATCGGCGGGGTCCTCGTCCTGGCGCTCGGCGGAATCCTCGCCCCCGTCCTGGTCAGCCTCGTCCTTGCCTATCTGCTCGAAGGGCTGGTGAAATTCTTCGAGCGTTTGAAAATCCCCCGCATCCTGAGCGTAGCGATCATTTTCGTGCTTTTCATGGCCGGCCTGCTTTTCCTCTTCGTGGCTCTCGTCCCGCTTCTCTGGCAGCAGTCGGTACAGCTCATCCAGGGTCTGCCCTCCAAGATATCCTGGACACAGGATGCTTTGATGCAACTGCCGGACCGGTACCCCGAGTTTTTCAGTGAGCAGCAGATACGGGATTTCATGGCCATGCTGCGATCCGAGCTTGCCAATGCCGGGCAGCGGCTGGTTTCCCTGTCTATCGCTTCGGCCCGCTTGATCGTATGGATCGTGGTCTATATGTTCCTTGTGCCTATGCTTGTGTTTTTCTTCTTGAAAGACAAGAATCGACTGCTTGAATGGGTGCGACGATTTCTTCCGGCGGAAAGGCGGCTTGCCAGCGAGGTCTGGCAGGAGGTCGACCGCCAGATAGGGAACTATGTGCGCGGGAAGGCCTGGGAGATCCTCATCGTCTGGGTGGTCAGTTTCATCACCTTTTCACTCCTGGGTCTCGAGTTTGCAATGCTGCTGAGTCTTTTCGTCGGGCTTTCCGTCCTGATCCCCTATATCGGTGCCACCGTGATGACGTTTCCCGTGGCCTTCATCGCCTATTTCCAATGGGGGCCGACCGCGCCTTTCTTCTATACCGTCGGCGCGTATCTTCTCATCCAGATACTTGACGGGAACGTGCTGGTCGCCCTCCTTTTCTCGGAGGCCGTCAACCTGCACCCCATCGCCATCATCGTCGCAGTCCTCTTTTTCGGCGGTGTCCTCGGTTTCTGGGGAATCTTCTTCGCTATCCCCCTCGCCACCCTCGTCCAAGCCATCATCAACCAATGGGGTCGGACCAAATTATCTGCCTGA
- a CDS encoding conserved hypothetical protein (Evidence 4 : Unknown function but conserved in other organisms), with the protein MSVSIEVVSQDLKALKLSVMAAHLEGVLEQARQKNLGILDILKRLLDAEQEERWKNAVSRRFSQSGITERVSIDQFDFHHHKSREDQKTKILELLNLDFIEKKQDIIFIGNPGTGKTMLAKCIATSACNANLKVLFTSAIDMINQLVAAELDRSLIRKLRHYQTPDLLVCDELGYLPLGSQGSNLFFQVISQRHTQRSTILSTNLPFAQWGKVFDSNTVASAIADRLVYNSEIIILGGTSYRRKNK; encoded by the coding sequence ATGTCCGTGTCCATCGAGGTCGTTTCTCAGGACCTCAAGGCCCTCAAGCTCTCCGTAATGGCCGCCCATCTCGAAGGTGTCCTCGAGCAGGCTCGGCAGAAAAACCTCGGCATCCTGGACATCCTGAAGCGTCTGTTGGATGCAGAACAGGAGGAGCGGTGGAAAAACGCCGTCAGCCGACGCTTCTCACAATCCGGCATCACGGAAAGAGTGAGCATCGATCAGTTTGACTTCCACCACCACAAATCCCGCGAGGATCAGAAAACCAAAATCCTCGAACTCCTCAACCTCGACTTCATCGAAAAAAAGCAAGATATCATCTTCATCGGCAACCCCGGCACCGGGAAAACCATGCTGGCCAAATGCATCGCCACCTCAGCGTGCAATGCCAACCTCAAGGTCCTCTTCACCAGCGCCATCGACATGATCAACCAGTTGGTCGCCGCCGAGCTCGACCGATCGCTCATCAGAAAGCTTCGGCATTATCAAACCCCGGATCTGCTCGTTTGTGACGAGCTTGGTTATCTTCCGCTTGGCTCACAGGGGTCGAACCTCTTCTTCCAGGTCATCAGTCAAAGGCATACCCAGAGGTCAACAATCCTCTCCACCAATCTGCCTTTTGCTCAATGGGGGAAGGTCTTCGATTCCAACACGGTAGCCTCCGCGATCGCTGACCGGCTCGTCTACAACTCGGAGATCATCATCCTCGGAGGAACAAGTTATCGAAGAAAAAACAAATAG
- a CDS encoding putative 4Fe-4S ferredoxin, iron-sulpur binding domain-containing protein (Evidence 3 : Putative function from multiple computational evidences) gives MPMAIRKALIVYFSPSGTTRRMARAIESALRTEGTPAVMIDLGRDDDIPFVMSQMGAARDNICIYVGSPVYASYAAPPVTAFLSGLPPSCKGFSVPFVTWGGVNSGRALYDMARTLQERGYPVLGAGKFVAEHSLMWALDEPLAKGRPDRNDALIAEQLVTSVEAKMRTSEPATIAADSLAPDPQAPPEPDPEGFTRAKAHFPARTLDQEHCTLCNLCADQCPVQAIRLTPYPEFGPECIFCFNCVRYCPEGAIRAELAPLHVRIRKLRERYGEPAESRIYL, from the coding sequence ATGCCGATGGCCATCCGCAAAGCACTTATCGTCTATTTTTCACCCTCAGGCACCACCCGCCGCATGGCCCGCGCGATCGAAAGCGCCCTCCGAACCGAGGGAACACCCGCCGTCATGATCGACCTCGGACGGGACGACGACATTCCCTTCGTTATGTCCCAGATGGGCGCGGCCAGGGACAACATCTGCATCTATGTCGGCTCACCCGTATACGCCTCTTACGCAGCACCGCCCGTGACGGCTTTCCTTTCCGGGCTGCCCCCGTCCTGCAAAGGATTTTCCGTCCCCTTCGTCACGTGGGGAGGCGTCAACAGCGGACGGGCGCTTTACGACATGGCCCGTACGCTTCAGGAAAGAGGTTATCCCGTGCTCGGCGCCGGTAAATTCGTAGCAGAACACTCGCTCATGTGGGCCCTCGATGAACCCCTGGCGAAAGGCCGCCCCGACCGAAACGACGCCCTCATTGCCGAACAGCTGGTCACCTCCGTCGAAGCCAAGATGAGGACATCCGAACCAGCTACGATCGCCGCCGACTCGCTCGCTCCTGATCCGCAGGCGCCCCCGGAACCCGATCCCGAAGGATTTACGCGGGCGAAGGCCCATTTCCCTGCCCGCACCCTCGACCAGGAACACTGTACCCTGTGCAACCTCTGCGCGGACCAATGCCCCGTCCAGGCGATCCGCCTCACCCCTTACCCGGAATTCGGACCGGAGTGCATATTCTGCTTCAACTGCGTGAGATACTGCCCTGAAGGCGCCATCCGGGCTGAACTTGCCCCACTCCACGTGAGGATCCGCAAACTGAGGGAGCGATACGGGGAACCGGCCGAAAGCAGAATCTACCTCTAG
- a CDS encoding TRAP dicarboxylate transporter, DctM subunit: MNPVHVGLLGVLFLVILLFSRFPVAFCMALVGLLGFGYLVSPAAALNITVKDFYTVYSSYDLTVVPLFVFMGQILFYSGISRKLYDAAFKWVGHYKGGLAMATIGACAGFSAICGSTNATAATMASVALPEMKRLKYRDELATGVVASGGSLGILIPPSVIFIVYGIQTEQSIGKLFMAGIFPGILLSILFILTIYIWVSLRPEIAPLVERQGLKTRIKSLAGLVEVIILFLLVMSGLFLGIFTPTEAGAVGAFGGLVIPLVRNQLCWEGFRDALYSSTRTTCMIFMIVAGATVFGHFLAVTTIPSTLSGWVVELPLPHWAIMIVVMFFFLIGGCFMDALGMILLTIPIFFPVAVALGYDPIWFGVVIVLVTELGVITPPVGINVYVVSGIAKGVPLEVIFKGTFPFVLTLITYIVIMIFFPQIALFLPSFLAY; encoded by the coding sequence ATGAATCCAGTCCATGTCGGCCTCCTTGGCGTTCTATTTCTCGTCATCCTTTTATTTTCACGTTTTCCGGTTGCCTTCTGCATGGCCCTTGTGGGGCTGCTCGGTTTCGGGTACCTGGTGAGCCCTGCTGCGGCGCTGAACATCACCGTGAAAGATTTTTATACGGTTTACAGCTCATACGACTTGACGGTCGTCCCGCTGTTCGTTTTCATGGGACAAATTCTCTTCTACTCGGGCATCAGCCGCAAACTCTACGATGCCGCTTTCAAGTGGGTCGGCCACTACAAGGGCGGCCTCGCGATGGCGACGATCGGAGCCTGTGCGGGGTTTTCCGCCATTTGCGGATCCACGAACGCGACGGCGGCGACCATGGCCTCCGTCGCGCTTCCCGAGATGAAACGGCTGAAATACCGTGATGAATTGGCTACCGGGGTCGTGGCCTCCGGGGGGAGCCTTGGAATTCTGATCCCGCCCAGCGTAATCTTCATCGTCTACGGGATCCAGACCGAACAATCCATCGGAAAACTTTTCATGGCTGGGATTTTTCCCGGGATCCTGCTTTCCATCCTCTTCATCCTGACCATCTACATCTGGGTCTCGTTGAGGCCGGAGATCGCCCCGCTGGTCGAAAGGCAAGGGTTGAAAACCAGGATCAAGTCCCTGGCGGGCCTGGTCGAGGTCATCATCCTGTTTTTGCTGGTCATGAGCGGGCTCTTCCTGGGTATATTCACCCCGACGGAGGCGGGCGCGGTAGGGGCATTCGGAGGTCTGGTCATTCCTCTCGTGAGGAATCAGCTCTGCTGGGAGGGGTTTCGGGATGCACTCTACTCCTCGACGCGCACGACCTGCATGATCTTCATGATTGTTGCAGGGGCGACGGTATTCGGCCACTTTCTGGCGGTGACCACCATCCCGAGCACCTTGTCGGGGTGGGTCGTGGAGCTTCCGCTGCCTCACTGGGCAATCATGATCGTCGTCATGTTCTTTTTCCTCATAGGGGGGTGTTTCATGGATGCCCTCGGGATGATCCTCCTGACGATCCCCATATTCTTCCCGGTTGCGGTAGCCCTTGGCTATGATCCGATCTGGTTCGGGGTGGTGATCGTGCTCGTAACGGAGCTCGGCGTCATTACACCGCCTGTAGGCATCAATGTGTATGTCGTGAGCGGAATCGCAAAGGGGGTGCCATTGGAGGTCATTTTCAAAGGGACTTTCCCGTTTGTTTTGACGCTGATTACCTACATCGTCATCATGATTTTCTTTCCGCAGATCGCTCTGTTCTTGCCAAGTTTTCTGGCGTATTGA
- a CDS encoding conserved hypothetical protein (Evidence 4 : Unknown function but conserved in other organisms) codes for MNETIRCLHCRSVFERNPRIKTQRYCARKECQRARKRQWQREKLLSDPDYKANQRDCQKAWHNRHPGYYKAYRKRHPAKAQRNRLLQHCRNSRRSPGKRIAKMDALIPWIGGPPQAFYMLPVIAKMDAFPEKVFLIPAR; via the coding sequence ATGAACGAGACTATTCGATGCCTCCATTGCAGATCTGTTTTCGAGCGCAATCCGCGCATCAAGACCCAACGCTATTGCGCCCGGAAGGAATGCCAGCGTGCCCGGAAGCGCCAGTGGCAGCGTGAAAAACTCCTCTCCGACCCGGATTACAAAGCCAACCAGCGCGACTGCCAGAAAGCGTGGCACAACCGCCACCCCGGTTACTACAAGGCCTACCGTAAACGCCATCCCGCCAAAGCTCAGCGTAACCGCCTGCTGCAGCACTGCCGCAACAGCCGTAGATCGCCTGGAAAGCGGATTGCAAAAATGGACGCGTTGATCCCTTGGATTGGCGGACCTCCGCAGGCCTTTTACATGCTCCCAGTGATTGCAAAAATGGACGCGTTCCCAGAAAAAGTCTTTTTAATTCCTGCTCGTTAG